In Macadamia integrifolia cultivar HAES 741 chromosome 1, SCU_Mint_v3, whole genome shotgun sequence, a single window of DNA contains:
- the LOC122078028 gene encoding B3 domain-containing protein At3g19184-like isoform X2, protein MAKSTYEEMRRKRLEENKKRMEDLNLSKLAQTLKNSSPKPSPMKKPGTPRMVRHQVDLAIVRRSSRVANKPAPVYKEVTNEFFERPRSRIFNYKRRDLSNRVYASDEAREYAAQKAEELQSSLDPNIPSFVKPMLQSHVTGGFWLGLPNQFCKANLSKRDERIILEDENDEEYETLFLAQKTGLSAGWRGFAIAHELVDGDALVFQLVKPTKFKVYIIRVYGSDKADRSPDSTN, encoded by the exons ATGGCAAAGTCAACATATGAGGAGATGCGGCGGAAGAGATTGGAGGAGAACAAGAAAAGGATGGAAGACCTCAACCTCTCTAAGCTCGCTCAAACCCTGAAGAACTCCAGTCCCAAGCCCTCCCCG ATGAAGAAGCCAGGAACGCCAAGGATGGTTCGCCATCAAGTTGATTTGGCTATCGTTAGAAGGTCCAGCCGTGTGGCAAATAAGCCTGCACCAGTGTACAAGGAA GTAACAAATGAGTTTTTTGAGAgacctagatctag AATCTTCAACTATAAGCGCAGGGATTTGTCGAACCGAGTATATGCTTCAGATGAGGCTAGGGAATATGCTGCACAGAAAGCGGAAGAATTGCAGTCAAGTCTGGACCCCAATATTCCAAGCTTTGTCAAGCCAATGCTTCAGTCTCATGTCACTGGTGGATTTTGGCTG GGTCTGCCAAACCAATTCTGCAAAGCTAATCTTTCAAAACGTGACGAAAGAATCATTTTggaagatgaaaatgatgaggaatatGAAACATTATTCCTTGCCCAAAAGACAGGGCTAAGTGCAGGATGGAGAGGGTTTGCTATTGCACATGAATTAGTTGATGGGGATGCTCTAGTTTTCCAGCTAGTCAAGCCTACAAAATTCAAG GTATACATTATAAGGGTATATGGTTCAGACAAAGCTGATCGGAGCCCGGATTCTACAAATTAG
- the LOC122078028 gene encoding B3 domain-containing protein At3g19184-like isoform X1 → MAKSTYEEMRRKRLEENKKRMEDLNLSKLAQTLKNSSPKPSPMKKPGTPRMVRHQVDLAIVRRSSRVANKPAPVYKEVTNEFFERPRSRIFNYKRRDLSNRVYASDEAREYAAQKAEELQSSLDPNIPSFVKPMLQSHVTGGFWLGLPNQFCKANLSKRDERIILEDENDEEYETLFLAQKTGLSAGWRGFAIAHELVDGDALVFQLVKPTKFKVYIIRVYGSDKADRSPDSTN, encoded by the exons ATGGCAAAGTCAACATATGAGGAGATGCGGCGGAAGAGATTGGAGGAGAACAAGAAAAGGATGGAAGACCTCAACCTCTCTAAGCTCGCTCAAACCCTGAAGAACTCCAGTCCCAAGCCCTCCCCG ATGAAGAAGCCAGGAACGCCAAGGATGGTTCGCCATCAAGTTGATTTGGCTATCGTTAGAAGGTCCAGCCGTGTGGCAAATAAGCCTGCACCAGTGTACAAGGAA GTAACAAATGAGTTTTTTGAGAgacctagatctag AATCTTCAACTATAAGCGCAGGGATTTGTCGAACCGAGTATATGCTTCAGATGAGGCTAGGGAATATGCTGCACAGAAAGCGGAAGAATTGCAGTCAAGTCTGGACCCCAATATTCCAAGCTTTGTCAAGCCAATGCTTCAGTCTCATGTCACTGGTGGATTTTGGCTG GGTCTGCCAAACCAATTCTGCAAAGCTAATCTTTCAAAACGTGACGAAAGAATCATTTTggaagatgaaaatgatgaggaatatGAAACATTATTCCTTGCCCAAAAGACAGGGCTAAGTGCAGGATGGAGAGGGTTTGCTATTGCACATGAATTAGTTGATGGGGATGCTCTAGTTTTCCAGCTAGTCAAGCCTACAAAATTCAAG
- the LOC122078064 gene encoding 3-ketoacyl-CoA synthase 4-like translates to MGGGGGGGAVEGDHNSSAVASTPGGGGGVATTGVQIQPSRRLPDFLQSVNLKYVKLGYHYLITHLLTLCLIPLMVVIVIEAAQMNPEDVRQLWLHLQFNLVSVIICFAFLVFGGTVYIMTRPRPVYLVDYSCHRPPSHCKVRYQQFMEHSKLTGDFDDSSLEFQLKILERSGLGEETYVPEAMHCLPPRPSMAAAREEAEQVMFGALDNLFLNTSIKPKDIGILVVNCSLFNPTPSLSAMIVNKYKLRGNIRSFNLGGMGCSAGVIAVDLAKDMLQVHRNTYAVVVSTENITQNWYFGNRKSMLIPNCLFRVGGAALLLSNKATDRKRAKYKLVHVVRTHKGADDKAFQCVYQEQDDAGKTGVSLSKDLMAIAGGALKTNITTLGPLVLPISEQLLFFTTLVAKKLFNAKVKPYIPDFKLAFDHFCIHAGGRAVIDELERNLQLLPIHVEASRMTLHRFGNTSSSSIWYELAYMEAKGRMRKGHHVWQIAFGSGFKCNSAVWEALRTVKPSPNSPWEDCIDRYPVKTVA, encoded by the coding sequence ATgggaggaggtggaggaggcGGGGCGGTTGAAGGTGACCATAACAGTTCTGCTGTTGCTTCTACTCCTGGCGGTGGTGGTGGCGTCGCTACCACTGGTGTTCAGATCCAGCCTAGTCGGAGATTACCGGATTTTTTGCAGAGTGTGAATCTGAAATATGTCAAGTTAGGTTACCATTATTTGATTACACATCTCCTAACCCTATGTCTTATCCCTCTCATGGTTGTGATCGTGATTGAGGCTGCTCAGATGAACCCGGAGGATGTCCGCCAGCTCTGGCTCCACCTACAGTTTAATCTCGTAAGCGTCATCATCTGCTTTGCTTTCCTCGTCTTTGGCGGCACCGTTTATATCATGACTCGGCCTCGCCCTGTCTACCTCGTCGACTATTCCTGCCACCGTCCTCCTTCACATTGCAAGGTCCGGTACCAGCAATTCATGGAGCACTCCAAACTCACCGGTGACTTCGATGATTCATCACTCGAATTTCAGCTCAAGATTCTCGAGCGTTCTGGCCTAGGCGAGGAGACTTATGTCCCTGAGGCGATGCATTGTCTTCCTCCTCGACCTTCCATGGCTGCTGCTCGTGAAGAGGCCGAACAGGTCATGTTTGGCGCTCTTGACAATCTCTTCCTCAATACCTCCATTAAGCCCAAGGATATTGGGATTCTTGTCGTGAATTGTAGCCTCTTCAATCCGACGCCTTCGCTGTCTGCCATGATCGTCAACAAGTACAAGTTGAGGGGGAACATCCGGAGCTTTAATTTGGGTGGGATGGGTTGCAGTGCTGGAGTCATCGCCGTTGACCTTGCGAAGGATATGCTCCAGGTGCATCGGAACACCTATGCTGTCGTTGTGAGCACTGAGAACATTACGCAGAACTGGTACTTTGGGAACAGAAAGTCTATGCTGATACCCAATTGTCTGTTCCGCGTCGGTGGCGCTGCTCTTCTGCTCTCGAACAAGGCCACCGATCGGAAACGGGCCAAGTACAAGCTCGTTCATGTCGTGAGGACCCACAAAGGTGCCGACGACAAGGCGTTCCAATGTGTTTACCAGGAGCAAGATGATGCAGGTAAAACCGGGGTCTCACTGTCTAAGGATCTCATGGCCATTGCTGGAGGGGCCCTTAAGACCAACATCACTACACTGGGCCCTCTCGTCCTCCCAATCAGCGAGCAGCTTCTCTTCTTCACTACTCTGGTGGCCAAGAAACTCTTCAATGCCAAAGTCAAGCCTTACATTCCTGATTTCAAGCTTGCTTTTGATCACTTCTGCATACACGCGGGGGGAAGGGCTGTGATTGATGAATTGGAGAGGAACTTGCAGTTGCTGCCCATACATGTTGAGGCTTCTAGGATGACTCTCCATCGTTTTGGGAACACGTCATCCAGCTCTATATGGTATGAGTTGGCCTATATGGAAGCCAAGGGGAGGATGCGGAAGGGTCACCATGTCTGGCAGATTGCTTTTGGGAGTGGTTTCAAGTGTAACAGTGCAGTTTGGGAAGCCCTTCGCACTGTCAAGCCATCTCCCAATAGTCCTTGGGAAGATTGCATTGATAGGTATCCAGTGAAAACGGTTGCATAG